In one Terriglobia bacterium genomic region, the following are encoded:
- a CDS encoding glycosyltransferase — protein sequence MKLRKPIFYDAERVRWRRTSRVLEICAGVATVLLVYFFITIVIPVYLPAVLQPGGRPVYHAVPAKKSAKTTAVRERRKRRVASIGKVPEKYDPLRAAFFVSWDPTSLAALKHHYKDLDLLIPEQLHAVTPDGGLTVVDYERNQVFAASPEEALGLLRGDKLHQWMRSANVEMPIMGLVNNYDGKNWRVKELAALLGNPASRQRLTRDLAEYAVRARQAGIVVDFEEVPQASQHHFRQFVGELGPALHAVGLKLMVALPARDADYDYAYFGAQCDAIILMNYDQHWLTSPPGPVAAQDWFVENLRQVARVVPPAKIVMGIANYAYDWSEAPAKAHEPAESLSVQEALLRAYESESQVEFDAESLNPHYSYSDEHDHVHQVWMLDAVTGYNQLRTSERAGTQGTALWRLGSVDTSLWALWDATRPDDAARAKLETVQPGPDLILQGDGDIWRIADTPKEGRRTFSYDPATDLITTETYTAYPLSYNIEQLGAARGKIAISFDDGPDTRWTPEILKILKEKKAPATFFVIGDEASRAPQLLQQEYAEGHEIGNHTYTHPHFDEISRAQLHIELNLTQRLLESRLGVKSMLFRPPYGIDHQPEYAEEVEQLPIPQEMGYLLVGSRIDPQDWRQPEGRQIPAEEIVAGVLQQATKGNIILLHDGGGDRSQTVLALPQIIDGLRARGYQMVSVSELLGKTRAEVMLPLSPREEMDARADGFVFGLYHWLRLGMSTLFVAGIVLVSGRALIIGFLALVEKMRPDRAALAEPLPSVTVLIPAHNEEDVIVETVTAALASRVPDLRVIVVNDGSKDRTGELLEEHFGKNPRVRILHQVNRGKSAALHRAMDEAATEIVVTIDADTEVEPDAVPKLLRHFSDARVGAMAGNVKVGNRTRWLTRWQALEYITSQNMEKRAFDLLNCITVVPGALGAWRKEAIEAAGGITADTVAEDADLTIAIRRLGWRIGYEEEAIAWTDAPETASALVGQRFRWTFGTLQAFWKHRDTLFRPKYGTLGSIALPNIFVFQLVLPLISPVIDLMFLGSVGLWAMAQLHVLRLPQIWTAADVEKSVLFFLGFLLIDVFTCVVAFALERGEDWTLLVPVLLQRFYYRQLMYVVLFRSVKEAVSGRPVGWRGVEPEPPRDMAPA from the coding sequence ATGAAGCTGCGGAAACCCATCTTCTATGACGCCGAGCGAGTGCGCTGGCGGCGGACCAGCCGGGTGCTGGAGATTTGCGCGGGCGTGGCGACCGTGCTGCTGGTCTATTTTTTCATTACCATCGTGATTCCGGTGTATCTGCCGGCGGTGCTGCAGCCGGGTGGGAGACCGGTGTACCACGCGGTGCCGGCGAAGAAGAGCGCCAAGACCACGGCGGTGCGGGAAAGGCGGAAGCGGCGGGTGGCGAGCATCGGCAAGGTGCCGGAGAAATACGATCCCTTGCGCGCGGCGTTTTTCGTGAGCTGGGACCCCACGAGCCTGGCGGCGCTGAAGCATCACTACAAGGACCTCGACCTGCTCATCCCCGAGCAACTGCACGCCGTGACGCCGGACGGCGGGCTGACGGTGGTGGATTACGAACGCAACCAGGTCTTTGCGGCGTCGCCGGAAGAGGCGCTGGGGCTGCTGCGCGGAGACAAGCTGCACCAGTGGATGCGCTCGGCGAACGTCGAGATGCCGATCATGGGGCTGGTGAACAACTACGACGGGAAGAACTGGCGGGTGAAAGAGCTGGCGGCGCTGCTGGGGAATCCGGCCTCGCGGCAGCGGTTGACGCGGGATCTGGCGGAATACGCGGTGCGCGCGCGGCAGGCCGGGATCGTGGTGGATTTCGAGGAAGTGCCGCAGGCGAGCCAGCACCACTTCCGGCAGTTCGTGGGGGAGCTGGGGCCGGCGCTGCACGCGGTGGGATTGAAGCTGATGGTGGCGCTGCCCGCGCGGGATGCGGATTATGACTACGCGTACTTCGGGGCGCAGTGCGACGCCATCATCCTGATGAATTACGACCAGCACTGGCTCACGTCGCCGCCGGGGCCGGTGGCGGCGCAGGACTGGTTCGTGGAGAACCTGCGGCAGGTGGCGCGGGTGGTGCCGCCCGCGAAGATCGTGATGGGCATCGCGAACTACGCCTACGACTGGTCGGAGGCGCCCGCCAAAGCGCATGAGCCGGCGGAAAGCCTGAGCGTGCAGGAAGCGCTGTTGCGGGCCTACGAATCGGAATCGCAGGTGGAATTCGACGCGGAATCGCTGAACCCGCACTACTCCTACTCCGACGAGCACGACCACGTGCACCAGGTGTGGATGCTGGACGCGGTGACCGGCTACAACCAACTGCGGACGAGCGAGCGCGCGGGGACGCAGGGGACGGCGCTGTGGCGGCTGGGCTCGGTGGATACTTCGCTGTGGGCCCTCTGGGATGCCACGCGGCCGGACGACGCGGCGCGCGCCAAACTGGAGACGGTGCAGCCGGGGCCGGACCTGATCCTGCAGGGCGACGGCGACATCTGGCGGATCGCGGACACGCCGAAGGAAGGGCGGCGGACCTTCAGCTACGACCCGGCAACGGACCTGATCACCACGGAAACGTACACGGCCTACCCGCTCTCCTACAACATCGAGCAACTCGGAGCGGCACGGGGGAAGATAGCGATCTCTTTCGACGACGGCCCGGACACGCGCTGGACGCCCGAAATTCTGAAGATCCTGAAGGAGAAGAAAGCGCCGGCGACGTTCTTCGTGATCGGAGACGAGGCCAGCCGCGCCCCGCAACTGCTGCAGCAGGAATACGCGGAAGGGCACGAGATCGGCAATCATACCTACACGCATCCGCACTTCGACGAGATTTCGCGCGCGCAACTGCACATCGAGCTGAACCTGACGCAGCGGCTGCTGGAGAGCCGGCTGGGTGTGAAGTCCATGCTTTTCCGCCCGCCGTATGGAATCGACCACCAGCCGGAATACGCGGAGGAGGTGGAGCAGCTGCCCATCCCGCAGGAGATGGGGTATCTGCTGGTGGGCTCGCGGATCGACCCCCAGGACTGGCGGCAGCCGGAGGGACGGCAGATTCCGGCGGAGGAGATCGTCGCGGGGGTCCTGCAGCAGGCGACGAAGGGAAACATCATCCTGCTGCACGACGGCGGAGGGGACCGCAGCCAGACGGTGCTGGCGCTGCCGCAGATCATCGACGGGCTGCGGGCCCGGGGCTACCAGATGGTCTCGGTCTCGGAGCTGCTGGGAAAGACGCGCGCGGAGGTGATGCTGCCGCTGAGTCCGCGCGAGGAGATGGACGCCCGCGCCGATGGATTCGTCTTCGGGCTGTATCACTGGCTGCGCCTGGGGATGAGCACCCTGTTCGTGGCGGGGATTGTGCTGGTGAGCGGGCGCGCCCTGATTATCGGATTTCTGGCGCTGGTGGAGAAGATGCGGCCGGACCGCGCGGCGCTCGCGGAGCCGCTGCCGTCGGTGACCGTGCTGATCCCCGCGCATAACGAAGAGGACGTGATCGTGGAGACGGTGACGGCGGCGCTGGCCTCGCGCGTGCCGGATCTGCGGGTGATCGTGGTGAACGACGGCTCGAAGGACCGCACGGGCGAACTCCTGGAAGAACACTTCGGGAAAAACCCGCGGGTGCGCATCCTCCACCAGGTGAACCGCGGAAAATCGGCGGCGCTGCACCGCGCCATGGACGAGGCGGCCACGGAGATCGTGGTCACCATCGACGCGGATACGGAAGTGGAGCCGGACGCGGTGCCCAAGCTGCTGCGGCATTTTTCGGATGCGCGGGTGGGGGCCATGGCCGGGAACGTGAAGGTGGGCAACCGCACGCGCTGGCTGACGCGCTGGCAGGCGCTGGAGTACATCACCAGCCAGAACATGGAGAAGCGCGCCTTCGATTTGCTGAACTGCATCACGGTGGTGCCGGGAGCGCTGGGGGCGTGGCGCAAAGAGGCGATCGAGGCGGCTGGCGGCATCACCGCGGACACCGTGGCCGAGGACGCCGACCTGACCATCGCCATCCGGCGGCTGGGCTGGCGGATCGGATATGAAGAAGAGGCCATCGCCTGGACCGACGCTCCGGAGACGGCATCGGCGCTGGTGGGGCAGCGCTTCCGCTGGACGTTCGGGACGCTGCAAGCATTCTGGAAGCACCGCGACACGCTGTTCCGGCCGAAGTACGGAACCCTGGGGTCGATCGCGCTGCCCAACATTTTCGTCTTCCAGCTGGTGCTGCCGCTGATCTCCCCGGTCATCGACCTGATGTTCCTGGGGTCGGTGGGGCTGTGGGCGATGGCGCAGCTGCACGTGCTGCGGCTGCCGCAGATCTGGACCGCAGCGGACGTGGAAAAGTCGGTGCTGTTTTTCCTGGGCTTCCTGCTGATTGACGTATTCACCTGCGTGGTGGCGTTCGCCCTGGAGCGCGGCGAGGATTGGACGCTGCTGGTGCCCGTGCTGCTGCAGCGCTTCTACTACCGGCAACTGATGTACGTGGTGCTGTTCCGCTCCGTGAAGGAAGCGGTGAGCGGGCGGCCGGTGGGCTGGCGCGGCGTCGAGCCGGAACCCCCCCGCGACATGGCGCCCGCCTGA
- a CDS encoding (2Fe-2S)-binding protein — protein MAITFTLNGKAQRVDVSPEMPLLWVLRDTLNLTGTKFGCGMALCGACTVHVNGEATRSCITAVSSVAGKHVTTIEGLAADASHPVQRAWVEIDVPQCGYCQSGQIMSAAALLAKKPNPSDADIDDAMQGNICRCGTYQRIRKAIHRAAELHGGAAQEKAAAR, from the coding sequence ATGGCCATCACATTCACATTGAACGGAAAAGCGCAGAGGGTGGACGTCAGCCCGGAGATGCCGTTGCTCTGGGTGCTGCGCGACACGCTGAACCTCACGGGCACGAAGTTCGGCTGCGGCATGGCGCTGTGCGGCGCCTGCACCGTGCACGTGAACGGGGAGGCCACGCGCTCCTGCATCACCGCCGTCTCCAGTGTGGCCGGCAAGCACGTGACGACCATCGAGGGACTGGCCGCGGACGCCAGCCATCCGGTGCAGCGGGCGTGGGTGGAAATCGACGTGCCGCAGTGCGGCTACTGCCAGTCCGGGCAGATCATGTCCGCGGCGGCGCTGCTGGCCAAGAAACCCAATCCGTCGGATGCGGATATCGACGACGCCATGCAGGGCAACATCTGCCGCTGCGGCACCTACCAGCGCATCCGCAAAGCCATTCACCGCGCGGCGGAGCTGCACGGCGGCGCGGCCCAGGAAAAAGCCGCGGCGCGCTAA